The nucleotide window ATAAGAGGAGATGGTAAATTGCCTTAACCTTAGGCCAAAGTAATCTAAATTGCATGGTCTTAAATTTTGGTAATTAATGCTTATATTTGACCAACAATCTCTATCTATCTCTCTATATCTCTCTGTGACAATAACTCCACATTAATTTACTCAACCAATACACAACTAGCTCACTCTTATTAATTCATATAACTTCGTATATTATATGATTTATATCATAGTACGTTAGAAAACCCTAGCTACCTTCATTGTTCTTCCTTCATTTTCTAGGGTGTGGCTAATGATATCAACATCTtggaatttttaattagtaataCTTATTTATATGGATATTGTTGATCTATCAATCCTGCCGtacttattctaaaaatttaaattgataggaTGTGATGAggtacaatttattttttaatgttaataaaaaaattctaaatttttaaattataaaaattctgatacaatattataatattatttttaataaaaatttaagctgacaaaaaaaaacacataaatatttatatctCTAACATTATGTTACAGAAGTTttgatataaatttataatacgagttatctcaaaaatttaagttttatgaaaaaatatatgaatgaatatgtatatatattataattaaaacataaatagaAGTGATATTTTATGTTGAAATAAAGTTAAAACCAACATATGAGACATGAGATCTTGTAGATTTTGAAAGTGTTTACCCTTAATTATTCTCTTTATTTGTGGAACCGAATTAGGGAGGTAAAGGGCTCATTTAATTGGGTTATTTAATTCAACTGAGTTCTCACCACCTTATCCAATCTAGGTGGAAAATGAATTAGGATGTATAACACAACTCATATATTTAAGGATCTTTTAATTAGCACCAAtcattctatatatatataagacttTACCCTAAAAGTCATAGGTTAAGATGAATAAATAAAGATGTGCTATTGTAATTAATTATGTGTGTTgggtattttttttccttttgaggGACTTAATGATGGAtccaaaaaaatatctatggggagaaaaataaaatacaaagatacaattgaaaaaaaaaatatataatcatattaaaaattaaattaaattattatttagtatgggttcaaattaaatatgtaataaTGGAGGCCACATGTATCCACAACTATATAACGCTAAATTCTATTGTGGGGGCATATAGTAAATACAAGCACGCCCATaatgtaattttaataaaaaaaatctattcatACGGTTAggaatataattatttataaatatttttgtattactttaaatttttaaaacaaataatcTCATAGCATAGTATcgaattttttataattgaaaagtCTAAAATTTAGTCATTATTGACcctcaaaaattcaaaaacgttagcataaaaacaaataataaaaaaatctaaaaaaacttttttactATTCAgtttaaacttaaatttttaaaataaataattttgtaatacACAGAATAATATCTATTATAATAAGGCACTTACTCAAATGaagatactaaaaatatttttttataaaaatttttgtgttaaaaatatattttgtttattttgtcatattttttaaaaaaataatatttttgtaatacattaaaattaaactatacaATTCATgatataatgataaaaaaacatctttatataaaaataattataaaattttcgtGATAGGATGTATCTGTATATAATAGTAGTAACATGCGTGTATAATAAATGCATAAAAGAGGATATTgatggaataaaatatatatacatatatgattGATTGGTAGTTTAATTTAAACATTTGATATCCCCGAAGGGTTGAATTTCTAGAATTGTGGAGAGAGAATAGTAGCAATGCATGCAAGTTATGTTGAGTGatgaataatttgaaaaagacataCATTCTTGAAGTTAGCAACAACGTTTTTTTGCTTGATTCGCAGCATCATCAAGTTTACCCTTATAGCTAATAACTAGTTAGCTGACTTGTAACTTTGTATTATTAAATATGAATATGATTTGGATGATCGAAAAAGAACAAGGCATGCATGCAAAGCGGCACAATGCGTGTGGTCCATGTGGCAATGCCTTCCAATTATTTATAACCATCTAAAAgagtttatttatattattgagTGTATCTTTGGTTGCTTCAATTCATCTCCATCAACTCAATCAAATTATATGAATTCAATTGAAAGACTCACATATCTAGCCACCAGCCACCTTAGGagaacaacattcaacttatattgtttttttgtttatgctttttttatattatttttttatttttgaagtttACCAAAAATCGAGTTGATAAGatttttttgatataaaattttaatattatgtcatgagaatatttatcaaaaaaattcaagccgataaaaaaagtaatatcaataattatatctctagtACTCTCATTTAAATAAGAGCTTTTTATCCAAAAAgagatttttgtttaaaaaaaatattagagatataactattcATATTATCTTCTCTTATCAGTTTAAACTTTTGGAATGAATAGTTTCATCACATGGTATTAGAGCTCTATGTCCGAAAAGTCTAGAATTCAATCCTTTGTGaactttaaaaatgaaaaaaaaatagcataaaacaaataaaaaagaaaaaagaccaTGCAAAATTAAACAAACCCAAAAAAATACTCTTGTTTGAAAGAGAGTATTAAAGATATAACTATtcatattacttttttttatcaatttaaacttttaaaattaataattttatgacaCAACTAAccctaaaaatgaaaaaaaatgtgttatttgtatttgtttttattCAGACATAATAAATAAGTATATATGTTGATTTTATAAACATAAAATCACTTGTACATACCAttgtattttattaaaaaataaattaaatctcataagaatttgaatttaatttccgCTTCCAATATGTAAAAACCGTTTTAATTAATACATTACAATAAtgcttaattttattaatataatagtGTTACTAACTATTAAACTCgatagaataaaattattagtgacactattaaacaataatattactgattgcttcaaaccgtcgttaaaaaataaaacaataataacGACCCTTTGATCTGTCGGTAAAATATAATAACTTATATAAACACTTCAAAGAATTCtaactctaataaaaaaatctacactaaattttcctaaaatattacaaaaaagagaatatataagtgcacaaaaaattaaatatatataaaaaacatgCATATCGAAATTAATTAAGATACTATAGAATGATGCAAGAAATTAGTTGTGTGAAAAGCATTTGAATGGTTGACATATGATGATGAGATTAATGTCAAATCTTCCAAGCTTATGTCTAATTTTTTGTGGGACCACACTCCCATCATTGTGGAAACAGAGATAGGTTTTAGaaccatgcatgcatgcataatATGATATCATCAAATTGATGTTCCCTCAACATATTTTCAACTTCCAACcccatattaaaaaaatcgagattttatttaaaatcgaaaaaataaattaaatatgtaaaacattaaaattttaataaaatttaaatcataaaatcGTTAGATCTaagtataaattttataaaatcgatttatttatttaaaatttaatataaacaaattttaagtgttaaattaagattttaattattagtaaaaatttaGGTGCAatcaactttacgtgaaattaataattgagaatcgttaaataatttaattggtttaactaaatttttatctaacgattctcaattattaactttacataaaattaaCTGGACCTAAATTTCCACCATAACCTATTAATTAACGTCGATCAATCTACCCTAAAATTAtacacataataataaaaaccctaaaaaattatagatataTTTCGTCAGCTGATTTAAACTTATGAGAAGATCCTTGATTTAAGCCCATCTCGACACGAGTTCATAGCTATATATACTCTTAGGATAAAAAGGTGTagcactatatatatatacatacatcttatctttaataaaaaaggCAAGTATATCtattctcataaaaaaaaatatatttttttaattagacgATCACTATATATCTTATCATTTTGCAGGTTGATCAAGTGTGCAACTTTATATTGCcgaattaattttattattgaatttcaaattaaaagtgAATGGTGAATGATTATTAGAGatattattcattattcaaTCACCGAAAAACgagatattattaattattcactGTTCATTTTTCTAGTGATAATATATTATATGGGTTAAATTAAAGCAAGACAAATATTAatacattttgaaaaaaaaagtaaaaagtgccgtccttttaaaaattaatttgttattaaagataaaaaaatcttaaattctaaactttaattagattcttatatagtttttaattttataattagatccTTCGTaatataaaaattgttaaaattaattgaatatttttttataaattaaagataTCTATAATTAAGAACCTAATTAGATCTTTGATCAgatatattttagaaaaaatattcgattaattttaatattcttgACATAAAAAacacttaattataaaattaaaaacagtaaaaaaaatctaattaaaaaaatataaaaatctaattgtaaatttgataaaattataaaaattaacaaaataattaaaccataaagagttaagattttatttaattaacaagaAATATAATACTCTTTACGtacttagaaaaaatatttaataagctataatttaattaattaattaacaataaatataatattcttTACTTAGTTGGTATCCTAATACACGTTGAAATAAAACTTCTCAACTTAAACTAAGTAGCTGTCATCATGAATTCACCCCCCAAAATACAACAAcaatcatatataataataagtaGCTGTcgtaaaaaaattcaacaaaagaaaaaaaaaagaaaagaaaaacaagaaaagtaagtAATAATAATCTGAAATCAAATCATTGTTGAAGACAATCATTCTAAGAAGTCTTTGATTCATTGAAATTGAAGGTTGTTATTCTTGTTCCAACATAATCAATCATAAGTTACATGAGAGAATTGAGGAGAGTTTTCCAGCAATAGCTAGCACAATTGCATTggtcaataatttaattttgtttcaatCAAAATCATCCCTTATTATTTACAAAAAggttattttagtaatttccaGATTATTCTCCAGGTGTCCCTCCACGTACACAGATAAGCCACACAAAAAAGGTTTGACAAAAAAGTTCTTAGCCTTTTCAGCCACATAcactaactaaaataattaattaaaataaataaataacaccCAAATCATTCACAacaattatttagttttagttaactatatatacacaaattttgaaaaatctatCAATCATTTGCGGCAAGTGATGGGAAATTTTGTGATAAAACCACTTGTGCAATTTCAGCCACATGAGTATATAACACGTATGATTTAGgaattttagtttaatattatttttatttttggtctgGTAATGTACCACTTAGAAAATTTAGGACCCTACGAAATcctttgatatttttatttttaattttttggtgcCAAATCATCACACACCCTTTTCTTGGCGTCAAGGATCTAAATTTCTGCCTAAATTAGAACCAACTCATGaactaaatattaataaagCAATTCCACAAATgataattaacaaattaaaacaaaaaaatgtatttttattttgaggcaacaaaattaatatacagCACGAGAAGTATGATATTTGTGCAtctaaaaatagaaagatatttattggaaacaaatttaatttagagtttaattATTGTGCATTATGTTATCATTTACTTAAAGTTTTTTACATAGTTATCCAATCAGGAATTGATTTTTGTTGACATGAtgataatacataattaaatatacacgtataaaattaataatgctTTCTGATTTAGtggtgaaattaaaaaattttaaaattaagctttaaaattgaaattacattaaaatttaagaataataaaattgatattgacatatatataaaaaatgtccgagaaattaggtttcccaaaaaatatatttaacataGATACAACTGCTTTGACTAGGAGACTTTAGAAGGaactttggaaaaaaaaaaattaaagtgtgAAGTAAAATctttgaactttgaaaactttTGAAAGTGGATGGTGGGTTAGTTTTGAAGGATGTTGAAAGTCATGTGAACCATAATTAACTCTTAATCaatcattgatttttttttttgctgaaatctccattttcatttaatttattctagCTAGCTAGTAAGTAAATAAATTACTTATTATGACTTAAAGCATCAATCATTAttcttagaaaaagaaaataatgacaGCTTACAATATATAGAAGAGTACTAAATAACTAATAATGGTAATTAAGTACTAAACTTAAAGAATTATGTacttcattatttattatgatttaaaatatcaaccattattgtatttaaaaagaaagcaatgtttgtaaatttaatatatggagatttaatttaaatatacaatatataatatgagaagggtatttttgattccattataaaattcataaaaattaatttttgttatttctttaatttaccGTTAAAAATTAGTGGCACATAATAAAATATGAcactattttaaaattgttttaaattatacttttttttttattaaacagGCAccttacaataaaaataataaattaaaattaaactgacACCTTATAATATTGATTAATTAAAGTTTAaactaaatcaaataataatatatagaacTAGGATTGGAAGTGAGTCGAGTTGAGTTGAACTAGACCAAGTTTAAGTTCGACTCACGAAAGTTAAGTTTAATTCACGATTCGCCTCATTAACAATTGAACCTATTTCTTAAGTTCAAGTTCGACTCACCGAAAACTCACAGGTTGGCTCGAACTCACGAACTGACTCAAATAATAGGAACAtaatatatcaataaattataactaatatattttaaaaaatatttaaaaagattaattttatatattgtctatctatcaataaattataaattttttatttatgtccaatatcaaaattatatataaaaaataaatataaaatttcaaataattaagattattaatatatattactatttcgtatatatataatcgaacCAATTTACGAACTAATGAGTTGAGCTTATCCAAATTCAAACTCagctcatttaatttataagcTCAATTTCAAGTTTAAGCTCTGCTTACCTCATAAATTCAGTTTATCGAACTATTAATAAATCgaatttaaactaatttgaCTCATTTTCAGTCCTAACTATTAAAATGAAGTATTACAGTTATTAGTTAGattacttaaaaataattacatatcACATTAGTAAAAAGAAGGAATAAGATTAATAATcacaatataattaattaataacacgTGCAAGCACACCATCGGTAATCACCTGAACCCTAAAACAAAATATCTCAGTTCCTAATTTTGAAGCTATAAAATAATTGAACGGCATAGTTAAACGCAATtaatgctaatcatatgaaagACGCTTAAGCTAAGCtaatgtttaattattattgttataaagtGTAGATAGatatatacttaacaaaatCTTAAAATGTTATCCTTTCTTGTTATgccctaattttttaaaattacaccTACCACTTTGGAGTCCAACTATACCTACTAAAGATAGCATTGATCACAACTCAcgaaattaatattattattattttaaaaaaatctcactttattgctttcttaaATTTATCAATTCATACTAAAGCACACAACCTTTGTACTATCGAACAAATTAGCTTCAAATAGAatggaatttaattttaatttataatattataataagatCGGTAGATTACATATAATTATCATGAGATCATAAAGTGACACTTGGATTAATCATAATTCACCAAGAGGACTTTGAATTCCACTGTTCACGCGTGGGCATCAAAAAGCTATTAGATAGATCGCATTAACACAATACGGTTCGatctaaatacatatattatattatgtgaATCATACACCATTAATGGTAAGTATTAATTAACagtgtaattaattaatatggtaagtatttttattttttttcatcaaatGTTTTCGGATTCaaattctataataaaaaaaatgtatcacTTTAAGAATTTTATAAGGATAAACTATAGTTTTTGTTCTTAAAATTTaacagaaattttaaaaatattcctaagttttattttgttttaattttatctcaaaaattttcgatttgcatcaaatatacccctgacggctaatttttcaaaaaatttaagactgatttaacaacaatttcataagaataaCCCTCAATACAAACAAATCAAGTATgtataattttcatgcattattgttagattgatcttcaattttttaaaaatttagccgTTAAAAGtatatttgatataaataagaaatttttaggacaaaattaaaataaaataaaacttaagaatatttttaaaatttttgccaaattttagggacaaaaaatatactttatttattttataaatagaataaatttaTTGAACTTTATCTCggtattatatatatttgaattaGAGAGCAAACTTTTTTTTGccaatattagttaatttttgaaatgactattttattcaaaagtttaaattttaatttttaaactttaaattctaagtataaattttaaatcctgaaaaaaaaataattttataataaaaaattagttaatattacttaattaaaagTTGATTCCTTATATAAAGAAGATACTAATTTATAATGTATAAAGCagtattagttaatttttgaaataattttctatcttaaattctaaattttaaaccttattaaaccttaaatcctttaaaaaataattttaaaataaaaattaattaatattacttAATCAAAAGTTTGTTCCTTATATAAAAGAAATACTAATTTGTAATAACGTATAAAGCAATAGTGCATGAAGATATGTTAGTTTTACACGTGGTTTGTTTTGATGTGTCACAAGAAAATTTTGGTGACCTAATTAATAgattttgttttgattaatAGTGGGAGTGATTTGTTGTACATTGAAGTACTAccaaaaatacattaaaatgaTGAGGATCAGATTCCATGAATCACAAGCAACATATATTATAAGCAAAAGTGAAATCATTTACCATTATAAGAATCAAGAAGGGGAGATattcaacaaaaagaaagaatggAAGTTCAGATTTACTTCGATTTGTAGTATCTTGATAGTATCACtacaacatatatattttaaccctagtaataaaaaataaaaaatattactaaaaggttataaaaaaattcattattaaAACACTTTAGTAATCTAGTGTTCTTTACATCCAcctatcaatttaaattttttgaatctcTTATCACCTAAAGGTATAAAATtcgatttttattaatttcgaaAGAAAAAATTTCGATATAAcgccaataaaaaaattatacaaaaatttacACAAATTCAAAGAAATTACATGGGGTGagtttgtaataataataattatttatttatgtattttatatattcccttattataaataatagttGCAAGGACATGGCATGTaggacaatttttttatataattatcagatatataactatttatatatttttttattaatttaaatttttagaagaaataattttatgacaaaaataacaatatTCATTTAAACTTATTATATACATTTTTCcatcaaaatttgattaaagAGTTGAGGATATAgggtaaattaaacaaaataaaatctgtttagagtttaggatcttttttttgttattattatcttctaataatttttaggaATTCTATAAcctttataaataaaaatagtattaaatgaagattaaaaaaatgaaagtcTATGAATGTGACTTGAACTTTACCAATCATAGTATGAAAGAGATGAAAATCATATGATCaataccaaaaaattaaaaggtaaaattgttgaaaaataaCCAATTGAATGCAAACACTCATCTAAGACAAAAACGTAACAATCCTAAATTCCATAccaattgtaatttgctttaaATGAAAACATTCTCTACAACTCAAAATAACCCTTggcttttaatttattaaccaACAAACTAAACATCTAAATTAGCAAGTAAATTATATAgagaacacaaaaaaaaatttgggtaCTCAACAAAAACATCTATTTGTAGTAGTAAGGTTATTATGGAATGAGTGCAAACAAATGTGTCACGTGATTAAGGGATATATATAAaggatttaattttgatacggTATAAAATGGTTTTATACGTATGTCTATTTATATAACGTtacatcaacaaaaataattattttttatattaattacgtaaataattatctaaaagaacgaatataattatataactgTAAAGGATATTTTAAACTGttagtgtattaaaattaaactcgaTATATAAATGTGTTTGGGTAAGGGAAAAGAAacgaaaagaaaggaaaggagaagaaAGCATTTTGGGTACGTAACGCGTGGTTAAGTAAAAGAGTGTATATGTGTATGTGTGTAAGTGTTGTGTGTGGCCCAatatcattaattattattaatttattattattattattattagaacaACATTGCAACTACATTAAGTGTTGAGCTGGCAATTTTATTTGGTATTGCATGGTTTATTTTGTGTGGCCCTCAAAGCCTATATGCTTTCTAAAGCAACCATACATACATGATTCATTCATACTTTCAATAAAATCATAATGTCCATGCAAAATtgtactaattaataattatttttttaaataaataatctaCTACATACACATACCCTTCCATGCACCCTATATATAGGGGATTCTATTCTCTTTGAAATGAGTGTGACAGAGAGAAATTTAATTTAGAGAGCAAagtagcttcttcttcttcccccctTCACACAAGGGAGTTTTTGAATAGAgagattttaattaattattccaaAACCAACATTCAACCATGGCACACAGTCCTTTAGTTTTCATCTTTGGAATTCTAGGTATGtttacaaaagaaaattaaattcatcattttgcattattattattattattattatgtgtatatatattctcctcttcttctacttcctcttcttgttctttctagtgaaattattatttattttcatttctatataattttttttccttatagAAACATGAACTAATAtagtttttcttgttaattattattgtaGGCAACATTGCTTCCTTTGTATGCTTTCTAGCACCACTGTAAGTATATCTATATATCTAGCTATGATCTTTCAATATAATaaactttaaattattattattattatttattaattagtaaatCAAGTAGTGATGAACACATGcatgtgcttttttttttcagaccAACATTTTATAGAGTATGCAAGAAGAAATCAACAGAAGGATTCCAATCAATTCCATATGTGGCAGCACTCTTCAGTGCAATGCTTTGGATCTTCTATGCCTATGTCAAAACCGGAGAAACTCTTCTTATCACAATCAATGCATTTGGTTGTGTCATTGAGACTATTTACCTTGCCATTTTCATCACTTACTGCCCCAAGAAAGTTAGGGTTAGTAATTACATCTAActaatcaaaaatatttttatagatgAAAACCTCACGTACAATTATCTTTATATAAATACGACAGTTAAGGCATTACAACAGATGCAGATAATAGCAACAGTGTTTTTTGTCGCCAATTTTCCGCTGCTAATGCTCATCTCTGTTGTTGTAATGAGAATCGTTAGATGATTTTATatgtttgactaaattatcatctaacGATTCTTAGCTATAACTTCATATGAAaacaaatatacaaaaattttttgCTTTTATTATAACTATATAACTAACATTATTGTTTGATATTGTAGATGTCCACATTGAGGATGATTCTATTATTGAACTTTGGAGGATTTTGCACAATTGTTCTATTAACACATATCCTAGCAAAAGGAGCAAATCGTCCCAAGCTTCTTGGATGGATTTGTGTTGTCTTTGCCACTAGTGTTTTTGCAGCACCTTTGAGCATCATtgtaagtatatatataaaaagtaatatGAATTTCTCATTGAATCttactttatatataatatatactaattaattttttgtttccaATTCCAGAGGACGGTTATCCGAACCAAAAGCGTGGAGttccttccttttcctctttctcttcttctctttattaGCGCAATCATGTGGCTATTGTACGGCATCTTTCTCAAAGACATCTACGTTACTGtgagtataaaataattttatattaatattgatAATTAGTGTATATAAATTAGTGAACACTCACATGTAATTGTCTTAatgtaaagttgatagttgagacctgttaaataataattaaattaatatgcGAAATCATTTGATGATTTTCAACTTCACACGAAAATAActgcatataaatttttatcgtataaatatattttataatgcaattataatttttacatgagaatatttttaaaataatatatttaataatttgtattattatttatatagagATTGGATTAGCAGATTCTAGTAATTACTAGATTCTAGTAATTATTTGTCCTTatggaaaatgcatgaaaaaatGTTGTAACCATGTGTTTGGTGTATGGACAGCTCCCGAACGTTGTGGGGTTAACATTTGGAACGGTTCAAATGGTTCTCTATGCAATGTATCGAAATAAAAAACCGGTTCAAGATGAGAAGCTACCAGAACACAAAGCTGCCGACATTGAAAACAACATCGAACAAAGCGTCGAAGACGAGAAGAAAAAGCAGAAGGAGGAGGAAAAACGCGATACTGAGAAAGTAGAAGTAGTAGTAAAAAACATAGAaatgaaagaaacaaaagaagaaaaagaaaaagaaaaaaatgaagattcaTCATCACAAGAAGAAAACAACCAAACAGAAGTTAAGGACAAGAAtgacaacaataacaacaagtCATGAAGTGAATAGTATAGAGTTTGGAATTATTAAGGGTGCCTCTAGCTTCAATATGATTaagatcttcttcttctctatgatgatgatgataatgatgatctcTCTCATCTATGTTGTGGGGTTCTTCAATTTACGTGTAAAATTGTGAAACgcttaaaacaaaattaaaagctAAGGGGTAGTATGGGACTATATGCCTCTTGTAGATATATCTTTTtctataattattgttattattattattattgttatatctctctctgtatacatagttatttttaacttgttttggttactcctttattttatgtaattttatatttgttttcattaattttatattatataatatatgccCCCGGATCCAGGGAAGTTCATATAGA belongs to Arachis duranensis cultivar V14167 chromosome 8, aradu.V14167.gnm2.J7QH, whole genome shotgun sequence and includes:
- the LOC107463603 gene encoding bidirectional sugar transporter SWEET12 — its product is MAHSPLVFIFGILGNIASFVCFLAPLPTFYRVCKKKSTEGFQSIPYVAALFSAMLWIFYAYVKTGETLLITINAFGCVIETIYLAIFITYCPKKVRMSTLRMILLLNFGGFCTIVLLTHILAKGANRPKLLGWICVVFATSVFAAPLSIIRTVIRTKSVEFLPFPLSLLLFISAIMWLLYGIFLKDIYVTLPNVVGLTFGTVQMVLYAMYRNKKPVQDEKLPEHKAADIENNIEQSVEDEKKKQKEEEKRDTEKVEVVVKNIEMKETKEEKEKEKNEDSSSQEENNQTEVKDKNDNNNNKS